GGAAAAGTATGTTGGCTTTTGCCTCTTCCTTatataaaattacaataatgattaccgatctagttatcaATTATCTAGGGACAAATCATTCTCATTGTTTTCAAAAGCTCTCTCTACTAAAAATAATTAACCTTTTATTATTCTCGcaaagtacctctagttttattcttgttcaaAGCAAACGttagtgtgcgtagagttgtattagtGGTCAATAAAACTTGaagagaatataaattctacctttagctcctcgttgagttcgacacttaCTTCTGCCTGTTTTGAGTGTTCTGTAAATGGGCAGCAGTTCTGCGTGGTAATACCGCTCCAGCGGTACTACGGGCCTAGCTGTCACCCTACTACCGCGGGTTTACTGGGCATTCTCATGCTAAGCGGAAGTACCGCTCCTCACCGCGGTAGTATCGCTCTGGCGGAACTTCTGTTGGCTTCTGCCACGTGAAGTACCGCTTTTTTACTACATTTTGGACTGGTTTTGTCCCGTGGGTGAAAGTAGAGCGGCAGTTCCTGGCGATAGTACCGCCTCGGGCGGCACTGCCGCACTGCCCCCCTCTACTACCCGTTGATTCCAGTTGTTGCTCATCACCAAGCGGAAGTACCGTTGGTGGGAGTGGGAGTACCGCTCTGGCGGAACTGCCGCCTCCCTGGCTTGCTCATTTGTACGCAGCGACTAGAACTTCCGTGCCAACGGAAGTACCGCtcccttgagcggtactaccgcttgtttaTGGGCTGTGGGTGCATAATAGTTGGATTTcatcccccactatataaaggctTGTTCGGTTGACAGGGAAAATGGAGGGCTTTGGCAGGGATTGCACCCTCTACAAGTCAAAATCCCCTCCAATCCACCCCCAATCCCCTTGTGAGGGGGTGTAACCGAACTTAGCCTAAGGGAGTCATCTTCCTCAAGATGACTTACCTCTtactcccccaagctccattgttgctcacaaGATCATTCTTGCCCGATCTTTCTCCCTAGCCAACCACACTTGTTGATTCTTTAGAGATTGCTTGAGAAGGTCTagatctacactttcaccaagagaaatttgattcccccactaatcccttgcggatcttattactctcgggtgtttgagcaccctaggcggttgaggtcacctcggagccacattccattgtgttgaagcttcgtggtggtgttgggagccttCAATTCGGGTTTGGAGAGAGcatcaaccttgtttgtaaaggtccggtcgccgccttcaagggcatcactagtggaatcacggcatttCGTATTTGTGTGAGGGaatgaggagaatatggtggccctagtggcttcttggggagcattgtgcctccacaccgctccaacagggACATACTTCCTcttaaagggaaggaacttcggtaacacatcgtCGTCTCCCCCAACTCCACTTATgattatctcttacctttactttgtgcaagctttatTTGTGTTGTTTATCTTGCTTGCTTTTATTGTTCTCAttgctagcatcatataggttgctcgcctagttgcacatctagacaacctatttgttgctaaccctaatttgttaagaaaagctaaaaattggtagttgcctattcatccCCCTTTAGTCAATCATATCGATCATTTCACTAGGTAAATAGTACCCCTGATGGGGTCCCCCCTAGactttgggggcccggggcggccgctcCCTACCCCCATTCAGGGCAGGCCCTGCTGGCACAATAAAATTCCACTCGATATGATCAATAGCAAGGCCAATTTTAAGCATGAAAGTTGGAGTATTTCAAGACGTGAGGGTGAAGTAATGTGTGATCTCTTGGGCAATGATAATGTTATTAGGAATTTTCCTGCCTTACTGAGAGTGGTCAATGTAATCAGTAAGGTGGGGTTTAAGTCTCTTCCCCAATCGCCGACCACATCGCCTCCCACACGTCCCGTGTACCGCTCCATGTCGGAATGTGTTGATGCTCCCTCTTGGACCGACATGAGGAGTGATTTTTCTTCTATCCTTGGATTACATGTGTGTAGAAATTATACGAAATGACTGCATGATAATAACATTATTTCTGCATTTCCTTGCGTTCACAGATTAGATGACAATTAGCAGTGGAATAGACAATTCATCCCCAGTCAGTTGTTGGCACTCATATGCTCCACGTACCCCACCAGCCACCAGGGCTCACTCTGCCCAAActatcccgccgccgccggcgcggcaAGGCGCGCGAGTGCGGTACAACCACCCTGCTGGTGCGGCCCCGTTACGTCCAACACCTCCAACTCAAACGGCCCCCACTTTGCCGTCTCTTCCACGTTCCACCTTATAAAAAAACTCTAAAAAACCTTATAATAATAATATCCGCCTACCTGTCGTGTCCAGCACACCATACAGGTccacgcccgcccgcccgcccgcccataGAGCTCGCCGCCTCCCTCCTTCCCTCCCTGTCTCCTTCCCCGCCTCTCTCTCGTCGTCGTCCCCCGCAGCGCCGGCCGAAGCAAAGCACGGGGACTCAACCGCCGCCATGAGCTACTACGGCCAGCAGCAGCCCCCCGTCGGCGTGCCTCCACAGCAAGGTCCGCCCCGTTCGCCTCAAGTCAAGATCCATCCCCTCAATTTCCTCCTTTCACATCTCGTATACAATCCTGTTGTTTTTGCTCAGGGTATCCAGGGAAAGAAGAGTACCCGCCGGCAGGCTACCCTCCGGCCGGGTACCCACCGCCGGGGCAGGGACAGGGCTACCCTCCCCAGGGATACCCGCCGCAGCAGGGGGGTTATCCGCCACAGCAGGGTGGGTATCCGCCGCAGCAAGGCTACCCGCAGCAAGGGTACCCACAGCAGGGGGACCCGCCTCAGTACGCGCAGCAGCCGCCGCGGCAGCAGCAGAGCAGCGGCCCGTCCTTCATGGAGGGATGGTAAGACAAGACTGAGCCCACCTCCTTACTTCTCTCAGATTCCCTCGGCTTGGTCCTAGCATCGCGTTAGATCTCTGAACTGAAGCCAGATTGGGCTCGCCGTCGCCGGTGGGTCGTCGGGGTCGTGGTGGACGTTGGGGGGTCGGCGTTTTGTGTGGCCCGGGGTGGGTTGGGTTTGTTGGTGGGTGACGTCGGCCCCGCATCCCTCCACTCGTGACTCGTCGTTACTGCCGTTCTGATGTGTCTGTCACTAGGAGTGGTTGCCTCAGCTGTCAAAAAAAAGGAGTGGTTGCCTCAGCGAACCTCGTAGCTGTCTGTCACGCTAGGTCTTCTGGCGCGGAAAGATATTTGTGATTTGTGAACAATATAAACTAGATATATACTCCTCCggcccataatgtaagacgttaaACGTCTTACATTTACACTAGTGTCAAagaacgtcttacattatgagacggagggagtacttttttatGAAACTATAAGTTAGATATACTAGTAGTACATGTTTATTAAAATGACACCAGCTGAAGGGCGGCATTTTCTGAAAACTTTTCATATTTCCAGAGCAAT
The sequence above is drawn from the Triticum aestivum cultivar Chinese Spring chromosome 7A, IWGSC CS RefSeq v2.1, whole genome shotgun sequence genome and encodes:
- the LOC123152647 gene encoding cysteine-rich and transmembrane domain-containing protein WIH2; translated protein: MSYYGQQQPPVGVPPQQGYPGKEEYPPAGYPPAGYPPPGQGQGYPPQGYPPQQGGYPPQQGGYPPQQGYPQQGYPQQGDPPQYAQQPPRQQQSSGPSFMEGCLAALCCCCLLDACF